AGGGGttttttataagaaaatgtatgaccCTTTAGCCAGCCGgcgaaaaaaagtggccgtaataacgaggtgaccgtattatcGAGGTGGCTGTTGggcgaggtttcactgtattacgAGAATAGCATTGGTCTGTAAGGACACAAACAGTTCGATAATTCACGCATGCGTATTTATAGCACTTTTTGCTCTCAGCCAACAGCCCTTCTTTTGGACCATTATGATCGTGAATTCATAAACAATTAGGACGccttttgtttatttgattTGCTTGACCTTCTTCCCTGTTGTTCCTCCTCAAGCTGATGCCACTTAGCAACGGACGTTGTAGTCGTCAGCATGGCGTTCCAGTGATCTACCGCTTCGTCGTTTGACGTCGATCCGATCACGACCTTCCCAATCAACCGTTTCTTTCCTCTTTCAGAGAAATGTTTCATTTGTAAAAGCACTGCTATTTTGTGTAGAATGCGATGGGGGATAGCGAAACTAAAAGCTTCATTCCATACGGGAGAGACGTCGTGCTTTTTGACCACCGTGCTTcgtttcttcaactttttctcGCCCATTTTTATATACAATTTCACCAATGGATCTAAAACGTGGATTGAAAAGATAAGCGGATTAACTGTGACGTAACTGTGCACATTTTGGATACTTATGATTCCTGCTACTCTTAAAGTATTTTGGCTTTGTCATCAAATGGCGACGATTGTGATTATGCCTATAGCAAAATATGTCTTACAAGGAGGATTTACGGCCCAGATCCTTTTCTGTATAAGTTGATAGGGTAATAACGATTTTGCTTTTAAGAACTCGAGAATGTAACTCACCTGGTGGCTTATTCTTACTAATTGGCTTTAAACTCCTTGCTTTCATCACGATAACTGTAAGTTTTTCAGATGACTTTAGGTATGCCAGTGATATCAGCAGTGCAGGCCCAGGAACGTCTGGCTCCACGTCACGAGAGAATGTAACCGAGGGACGAGGTTGAGAGACTGGTTGAACTGCCTGTTCCTCTACCTATGAAGAAGTTTATGGAAGGAAACTACCGGTGAGTGGGATTCCTAATGCTTTAATAAAAGACTTAAATATTGAACGAAAAACGTACTTAATAGCTTGCGTTGTCAGTTGCCTAAGAGAAGCGTAAAAAAGACTGACAATTACGTAGCTATGACAAATGACTTTATTAGCGTTGTTATAAGTGCATTCGTTCAGTCATAGGTTATAGCCCCTTTCGATAAACGACCTTTCGTCTTTTTCAAATCATCAAAGACGGTTGCGAAGTTTTTAGTGAGGGAATCGAAAGAAATTTTAGAACAGAATAAACATTCAGGAACTTCACTCTATATGCTATGCTTTGAGTCTCGTGCGAGCGTATTTAAAGTTCCCGGAGTGATTTTCTAAGATTTCCCGATTTCTAACTTGAAAGATGCCTTTATTTTTGTCGCTTTCGAATGAAAAAAGTGATTGCTGTGGAAATATTgtaacagtttcagtttcattttggAGTAGTTAGGAGCCCGTAACCCTGATTGCGAAACTTAAATCAGCCTTCAGCCCCTTTCTGTTGTTTACACATTTTAGCGCACTGTTTCCCACGAACTAGTAACTACAATTGATGTTTGGTACCGCGTGATTGCTAGGTTGTATATAAGGTCTCACTAACCTTCGGCTTCTTGGTCAAAGCAAGGCCTGTTAAATAACCATCTATTTCAAATGAGATTAAGTTCCACTtaactgaaaactaattttcgaACTCATGCAGTTGATAAAGCCAAATGTTTGCGTTCTACTCCCTCGCCGACCCAACACCACAGTTTATTTTAGAAACTAAACCTTTATTGATTTTCAATGTTGTATACccttgaaatagaaaaaaaacgccttttccaaatatttccCGGGAACGTTACTGGTATTTTACAATATCAAAAGTACAAAAGTCTTGCGTAGAATGGTAGTAGGACcagttgtgaataaataaacttaagcCTAGAAAATTGGCCatggggagcaagggatggcgcagtggtgagaacGCTTGCatccaccaatgtggcccgggttcaaatcccggggTCGACGACATATGTtagttgagtttgttgttggttctctcctttgctccgagaggtttttctccgggtactccggttttcccctctcctcaaaaatcaacattttcaaattccaattcgatcaggaatcgggtagacgaagaaccactttgtggatgtggtacctccaaatcattattattattattatacattgaagAACGCTCATTTTCATACGAATCCAGCTTTAAATAGGAATATGAACACCTATTCATATATTTCCGGATGTTTGCACGAAGATTTTTCCCTGACATGCAGACCTTGACTTGTTAAAAGACAGTGTGCAAAAACAGAACATTGCACTGAAAGCCTGTTGTCATGGATACAGCCAAAAAGAACTAGTATTTGCGAATGATTTAAGATTAAACGCTAGAGGGTAGATTCAGATCGATCATTTCAGGAGAACTGTAAATAAGAATCGAACAGTGTAGCGAGCTTAAGCCTTTAGATTCTGAGTCTGTTGTAAAGAGGGATTGCAACCATTAAGGATTCTTATGTAAGGGGCAGTTGAATGCAGTAAAAACCCGCTTGTAAGAACCCTACATTTTTCCAAGTTTGgcaaaacaggttcttatatttgggggtagttattggcaatttaggctaaaGTAGGTTCTTAGTTAGGTTCTTAAGTTTTCAGTAGAAACCATTCCTGTACGAGCAGAAAAAATAGGTTTGGTCCTTTATGTAAGTACCTAGAGAAATTGGTATCAAGAATAAAAGGGAAAGGAGTCAACTTCTGTTCTTAATAGTTCAGAAGTAAAGAAATGCACCTGACTAATGTTTTAAATGGCTGAACTTCAAGGAACACAAGgtccaaagaaaacaaacaattacAGACTTCACTTCACAAAGTCACCAAAGTTATACTTCTTGGTTAAAAATGGTTATGAAAATATCCCATAActcacatataagaacctaatAAATTTTGCTTGGCTAAACACTTATATTTTGGGCTATAAAAATGGGAAATTTCTACGAGCAGGTTCTTAACCCTTTGCATACCAAGGGGGGTGGTATTTATTTCACACAAAAATAGGCATAGTTACAACAATGCTTGCCAAGTCTCTTCTTTATTACAGACACCTGCAGACCTATACATATTTAGAAAGCAAGGAAAATATGCTTTCATATGAGTTAGAGAAATTATGGGATATGATACTTTTGTGACGTCACGAGCCACCTAATTAgcataattatgcaaattttaTGCAAACATTCAGGAAACGTTCAAATAACTTGCTGTGAGCTTAAAAAGTTAcaattttgagcttttcttttcaaaataaaaatctactTACAATTTAGGTTTAAATCGATAACAAACAATTGGAGTATAATGTATATTTTCTGTGAAGaataaatttcttttatcaGGAAGAGGgaatcaaaaaaattttttcagggtTTGAATACAAAAACTTATTGGGTACCTTTACAGcatagaaatatatttttttacacaaGAAGAGCTAGTTTCTCAATACTCTCTTCCTTCCTCTTTGAAAGGGCCTCCCTATCCCTTCTTTGAGCCGTCGTGGGCCATCACGTGCATCATCATCAAAATAATAGTTTTGCATTGTGCGGTATCTTAGAAAACAAGGCTCAACACACATTCTGACACCACAAATGGCACAGCTGTAAATGGTTTTTACATTCTGTACATGCACTTTACATGCGGACCTGGTGTCATTGCTGATGAGATGATGGAAATGGTCACGGTTGAACCTTATGTCTGGAATAACAACAGGGGCCTGAACCAAACCTGTGTCCTTCCTGAAGCTCTTCCCTTCAACTCACTGACTTATTACCTTCTTCCTAAACTCTAAACTGGTTGTACTGGCATGGTTTTGGGATTTGGTTTGAAGAATGTGTGCATTTGACACACAAACCTCTaccatataaaaaaaaaactttgtaatACCACATGACAGATGGGAAGAAAGGCGAGCTTAGGACAGCCTCAGTACTCCAATAAGAACTGATACTTGGTTTAGTGACTAGGCCCATATCTAAATAAAGACTTAACCAAGCTTTCATTTCATCCACAGTACTGGGTACCATACAGAGCTTTCCCTCGGGCCTCTTTTCTGTTCTGCATACAAATTGGTCTGACTAAGTAATAACTGCCATACCTCTGGTGTAAAGAAAAGTGAGAAGAAATCCAAACACGATTTAAGATCTCTGGTGTTTACATTTATCCCAGGGTTTTCTTTAAAGTCAATATCTcttcttcttttaatttctcTGGACCACTCTCTTTCCACGACCTCCATTACCTCCTGTGTGCTCTCATCAGCTGAGTCTTCACTGGAATCCTGTTCGCTGGATTGCGATTCATCGGAGTAAAATTCTTCTTCAGAGGCTCGATGCTCCATTATGTTTATAAGAGGGAAGTCATCCTCGTCAACAAAGTGAATTTCCACATTGCTTTGATCGTTTGCGGAGCAAAAATCGAGTGTGCGATCGGGGTTAAGAGCCGCCATTTTTAAATCACCGTGCTGAAAATGTTTAACTTATAAGAAACTCTCAAACTTCGTCTCAATTTAAGcgaaaatcgagcaaaatcgagcaaaatcgagcAAAACTGCAAAATAACTTCATGTAGTCTGACACAGAATGAAATAATGGCGTCCAGGCCCTTGGATCTCGTTTTATGGTCTCCGAGAGGGGAGTTGTGATTAGCTGGCCATATATGGCCAGTTGGTACGCAAAGGGTTAAACCGCTAGGTTCTTACACGCgggttttcactgtattttCATAGAAACTGCGTGGTACAAACttctattattaataataataataaccaatAAAAAGTTCCCACACTAGGCAAAGGAATTTTCAAGCAAGGTTGTTACCTGAGAGGAATCCGGTTCATCTCCTTCTCCTAATGTTTCATCTTTTTCTGTGTCTTCATCTTTCTTTTCATCATCCTCTACTGTCTCCACAGCATCCTCAAAATCATCTGTACCAGTCCCTGTAGTCGACACCACCGTCTCGCCCCCAACAGCGACTATATTTTCTGGAGAGGATTGTCTAGGTTTCAGCTTAATCACGTCTCGAAGGATGGTGATTTCAGTGTCAGAGAGAAGCTTTTTCATAGCGACGCTGACCAGAGGCACTGTAACAAATCCTATGAGGGTGGGGGATGGAGGCggtggagggggtgggggagggggttcatttttcttcttctttttcttcttgccGTCCTCAGGTTCCGGAGGGGGTGGTGGCTCTGGTATGTTCGTTTGCATCATGTCAATCACTTTAAAGGTCACCGTCTGGTTACCAAGGTCGTTCACAGGCACATCAAACCGAAAGCTCTCATACATATGCGGATTGCTGGTTGTTTGGTAGACTTCGGATTTGATTTTACCATCGTGAGCGTACTTTACCTCAAACTCAATCATGGGATCCGGAGGTTTGCCAGTATCAGGGCGCAAAGGCAGGTCACCAAGGCGAATTAGGGTTAATGTCAAAGTGGAACTGCAAATAGGAATTCAAAATGTAATGAGAGTTATCTTAATTTCAAATAAGCCAAGTAACGTGAATTTAATTTCTTGATAGATCTACACTATGGAAAATGAATTAATTGACCCACCTTAATTGATAATAATGCAGCGTGAATTCCAGGCATCCTTTCCTCTCAATTGCATCGTCCTAGAAACGAAGGAGAAGGGAGTCCGATAAGTCCTTCAGCAAAATATTCACTAGAAAAAAGGAAtgaacgcgtgacgaagcctGAGAACGTTTGCGTGAGAAGGAGTGTCCTGTGAAGGTAGCGGAAAGCCTAAATATCATGTAAAGCAAAAattgatgttgttgtttctttagTCTTTAAATGTGACATTCACTCCGACCAGAAACTTCAACCGCTTATGGGGTTTCTGCTCCGACTTAGATGGTAATACGCGTGACTCACCGGCGGAATAACCGAGGTACTGATATCCATATCCAAGTTGCTCAGTAGATAATCATCCTGCTCTTCTTCTCTTACTGGGGGATACACATCATCTGGAGACCTGGGGGAGAACGGtacttgaccaatcagaagatTTCCACTATTTTACTTTGTAGAAACAGAGTTACGGCAAACGAGTCAAGTCGACAATTTCTCGAACAATCCTTCTGGTGCCTTATCGCACATTTATGGTTACATGACTTTTCATGTGGACAGAAATTTAAAATGGAAGGAATTCAGCGATTTGAtggtggcgaatttacttttGAATTGGCATTTCCGATGGACGGAAAACGTATTTCACTTTCTAATTTTGGAATGAATGTACTCGAAATTTAAAGTTTTGGATTATTTAAGGCTAAATGTCGGTCCCTTAATTGACGTTTGCCCTCAAAATTTTCTATTGAAGTGAGATGGACAGTCAATCCAAACGTGACGCGTTGAAAAGTTTAATATGTCACTTAGCAAAATGGTCACATGGATTATCACATGACTTACGGAGGCGATAGTTTTACTTTAAGGTCATTCCCCTGAATTGCATTGCGCATCTCTACTGCTATGTTAAGTTCTATTTCAGGGGAATGACCCTGTGGCTTTCTTTGTGCCAAATTTCGATTCGGTTCTATTCTCTTTGCAGAAGCAATATATGTAATACCTATTATCAAatactgaatcattggataatgcaagtctacagctctgattggcttaaccATCATGGTAAATGAGCCATCATACcttgctctccaaatatggtaactgtacgcgtctgctcaaaattaaaaacaagctgggcgtttttaatagaacaattattccactcgcgcttgttagATATGAGAtaattatagccaactcggcgcgtACCCTACCATggcatatccaacgcgcactcgtagaataattattaattagcCCCAGGCCTTAACCCTACTTGAGAAGGAGatagataaaataaataaataacgatttggaAGTAGCACAGccattacagtcaaaccgggAAAACCGTGatcaccagaaatatttctggaatgttattgtgttccaagaaaaaagccaatcaggcgcGAGAAAACTAAACCGCAATCAAGATCGTTAATTATTTTGTGGTTTTGTGACCAGTTCATGCGTCTTGATCTTTCCTGTGATTGTTGGTCCTAACACAATAACCATTCCTGAGatatttcaggtgttcacggttttcccaGTCGCACTGTAACTGGTTCTTTGTTTAAGACCCTGTTTAAATGGAGTGGGGGAcgccggtctagtggggtaggtttcttttgttttgtgtcccccagagcgtgaaaacaaaagaaaccaaccccactagaccggggtcccccactccatgtaaacaggccctaactgaCTTCCGGTCGAATTGGAACtgatttggaaatgttggttttatGAGGAGAGTGGAAACCGGaagtacaaaaagaaaaacctcttggagcaagggagagaaccaacaacaaccCAAATATGGCGTTGACCCCGGgattgaacccgggccacattggtgggaggtgaGCGCTCTCCACTGAGCAACCCTTGCTCCTTTATAACGAGATGAAGAAGAAACTGGCATGAAACTTTTGATCTCTGAGTGGATATAATTTACGACAAGTAACGGGataacttggtcacgtggtacaaactGACGTTTACAGTTTGCCGTAATCGGGTTTCTAAAACTCTTTGTTGTTTCCTACACCGGGAGTAAGAGGGCTCTTTACCACTGTTCTGGAACGataattggccaatttttttggaGATAATATAACTGACAAGTTGCCATAATTTTAAGATACTTTAAGCGAAcaccgtttttcttttttttaattaaaacgtTTCAAGCGTTGACGGCATTTTTGTGGGCATACCTGATTGGTCTCCTTGTCTCAGGCTGAACTGGAATGCTATCAAAATCCACCAAAGACTCATCTTGATAAACAACGTACGATTCCTTCTCAACACGCGCGGTCCGTCTGGCAGGAGTACTGGTAATTTTAGCAGCCGCCTTTTCGTTTTCACGATCTCTCTTTGATCGGTATGAGTAGTAAATACCCGAGGCTGCTACAGTGGCTATCATAACACCGCCGACAATAGCTAATATTATCAGTGTTATGATGTCCATTGCGCTGTAAGAAGAGAATTAAAGggtaaacaataaataaataataaaaaatacttgTACAGCGCTCACATCCACTCGTTATTTGTGGTGCTTTACCCCTCTTGTTCACTTACTACTCCAGCCTTATTACCTTTGTGTCCTTCCCCTTAAAATTACAATTGTGACTTGTTATTACAATCGGCACAAATTCTTTTTAACATTTGTGGCCCCTTTTTACATCTGGCACcaattaccgtaaaatttcgaaaataagcccctccatgtataagcccctccaaatgtaagccccccaaaccgctcacacaaaaaaccctccgttaaatcgcccctccaaatataagccccccgggggcttttacttggaaaatttcccttaaatacaaaataaaacaaagtaaaaacggtaaatttatttccaactataaggctagcccaatcgattttgaaacacaagtTTCCCTCCGCAGATGAGcccttccaaaaataagcccctcaaaaggggcctttgaaaaatgtaagtcccggggcttattttcggaattctaCGGTATTACATTGGTGACCACAACAGGGTTGTTAACAGAACACAGCTGTTAACTAAGCTGAACCTAGGTATAGTTAGCTATCTACTTTCGTCAGCTTTTATCTCTGACTAAACCGCCATTTACGGTTTAAGAAAATCCCTAGCTTTGTTGTAGCAGTTGAATTTATGGTATATCGTGACTGATTGATTAAGATCGCCAATCAGAAAAAACTATTAACTTGTATCTCGTCTCTCTTTATATACATATATCTAGGTGCCTATCAGAtcatgattattttatttttctctccttttattacatacatacatacatacgttttAATTATTGTAACTCCCAATCTGGGCTTTTCAGCCACAATGTATTAATTTAttagctttcctttttttatttaatggacCATATTACTTATACGTTTCTCTCTGTTTTACAAAACTGTTACTTTGttaacctcttttttttctcaaactctTTTGTTCGGAGATCTATCAGTGTAATATTTAGAACTTTTGAGACTGGCCTGCCTCGATTAGTTTGAATTAGTTGAAACTGATTTAAAACCTGTGCATCATCCGGAATTTTGTATATATGATTTCAAGTATAATACGTCCGTTCAAGAATTGATAAGCCTGGTCAGTCTTTTAGCTTGCGAGGAAAACTTACAAGAGCCAAAGAATCAATTTGTGGCATTTTTAACTTGTTAGTTGTATCTGTAATACAACAGTGTCCATGTCGCAAGTGCGATTTGAAGTTAATCCCAAGGAAATCAAGCCCCCTACCTGATATAATTTACAATGGTTCGCGTTGATGCTTAGTTAAATGTAGTTCATATGGTTCTTGAAATGTAGCTAAGTCGACTTCGGAATCTGCAGGCaattttttacatgtgatcATCCGGGAGGACTTAATTGCCAAGGCCACTATTACAACTTTGCTATAGAAACACAAAGGTAAAATATTTGGGGATCGGAGCGAATTACTTAAAAGGACGACTATAGCAAAACATCAACAATTTCCCAACACttttttgcaaacaaaaaagcaatgcttcatttatttctttttcgtgttcatttaattcttttttttttttttttcactcactGGAGGCGTTAATTCGGCTTTAAGACTGAATGCGTAAAAGCTAAAAGGAAACCCGCCAATTTTGTAATTGAAGGGAAATGTATAATTACGTGTGGCCATGGATGGGGAGAAACAGAAAACGTCACTTCTTTTTACTCTGACAATGAGCCACAAAGTTCTTATTTAATTAGTTTTAGGACATAGTTTCTAACAAGCTAACACAACCTCAAATCGGGTAGATCTTAATTCACacttcattattttttaaaaaaataattataaatccGCATAACTTTGAGCGTTAGTTATGCAGGAGCATCTCTCAAGAAAATTATAATCTTAAATTTTCTGTTAGCTTGTTAATTACTTCATCTAACTAAATCTATTAGTCCCCAGTTAGTGGTGGctgaaaaatttttcttaatttatagTTCCAGGAACATTGCTGAAAGTTCACAATCCTTGATCCGTATACGTGGATAATTTTACATACCTGGGACTATATTCTAAGATCTACCGTTTCAAAGCATGGTATAATCTTAAGCTTGCAATTAACCATCTCGAATTGTTTCGTCGACTTTCAGTTTTTAACGACCTTTTAAACCGGAAGCAACTTGTGATCACGTGAGCAGAACTATTCTAAATAAACCCAACAAAGATAACGCTCTGAGAGTAAATCTTTTCTAGTTCTTTCTTTGTTCGctaggttttagttattttctcttttaaaattgtAATGCATGAATAATTGATCAGTGTATACACACttaaaacaaggaaacagagaaGAAGATGACAGATGATTATTGTTGAAAATTCTTGCTTTTTTATGCCAAGCTAGGGAAAATAGATATGTTACAGAAATTActaatttttctctttcagtAGTTCAGATTTTTAGACAAAGAAATTAGGGtgattttttcgtttttcaggATTAATGAATCAATTATAATCCAGTGATAGATTTATGCCACAATTCCCTTGTTTTTTTCTAACTTGATATTTATCGAAATTGACCCTCTTTGTCAGAGATCTCAACTTAACAACTTTTTTGTTGTCaaataaagcaagaaaataCAGAAAGTTACATCCAATACATTGCTTCATTATTCTTTAGCAAACTGCTAATTTTCTCACCAGCCTCGAGCGACATACGAACCGCGGTAGCTCTCACGTATCAAAAATTCAAAAGGTTTATGATAAGCTCAATTCGGAATATAGTGTCAgcagtaaaaagaaatatatatctATGACGTCTCCTTTTGATACAGTCGGGAGGTCAAGAATAACATGATATTGTTCAAACCAAACTGAGCGTCAGGCTAAGTAAATTTTTTTCGTTACTCAGTAAAAATTTAAAGGTAAAGATAACTCCCAAAATTGTCATTTTGTACTATAATTTTCTATCCCTTATCTATTATTTATCATATctggtattattatttttttagttgtATACGCTGTTCGTCCTTCGTTGTTATTATGTCGGGTTAGTTTCGTAGGACTATTTTGGAAACGTAGATTTTTCTGTATTTTAATCTGGGTTGAATCTGAATATTAACAATCACCAATTTTTACCTCCCTTTAATGAAAATTCCAGGTAAACTAAACAAAACCAAATAATCTACAATTAGTTTTATAACCATGGGCAGATAAC
The sequence above is a segment of the Porites lutea chromosome 3, jaPorLute2.1, whole genome shotgun sequence genome. Coding sequences within it:
- the LOC140931342 gene encoding uncharacterized protein, encoding MDIITLIILAIVGGVMIATVAASGIYYSYRSKRDRENEKAAAKITSTPARRTARVEKESYVVYQDESLVDFDSIPVQPETRRPIRSPDDVYPPVREEEQDDYLLSNLDMDISTSVIPPDDAIERKGCLEFTLHYYQLSSTLTLTLIRLGDLPLRPDTGKPPDPMIEFEVKYAHDGKIKSEVYQTTSNPHMYESFRFDVPVNDLGNQTVTFKVIDMMQTNIPEPPPPPEPEDGKKKKKKKNEPPPPPPPPPPSPTLIGFVTVPLVSVAMKKLLSDTEITILRDVIKLKPRQSSPENIVAVGGETVVSTTGTGTDDFEDAVETVEDDEKKDEDTEKDETLGEGDEPDSSQVEEQAVQPVSQPRPSVTFSRDVEPDVPGPALLISLAYLKSSEKLTVIVMKARSLKPISKNKPPDPLVKLYIKMGEKKLKKRSTVVKKHDVSPVWNEAFSFAIPHRILHKIAVLLQMKHFSERGKKRLIGKVVIGSTSNDEAVDHWNAMLTTTTSVAKWHQLEEEQQGRRSSKSNKQKAS